The proteins below come from a single Lentimicrobiaceae bacterium genomic window:
- a CDS encoding carboxypeptidase-like regulatory domain-containing protein produces MRLLASCFLLLVLIIPFSKSEAQSYVMISGTVWNLRGEKLVGAHALNKTRQYGTFTDADAHFFLVLAANDSLKVSMVGYKPYFMQIPEGLTAQTYSLNITLLSDTLILNEAVIKPYPLTYREFRQEFITLRLPEEALQKRLMMPDMPFRRKFENPDGGLLLPGPFTMLYNAFSKEAKELKKMAEIRAKDALREQLLAIISREVISNRYNCNTDTDIDDLILQCGITKEYLTETPHYLIARRLHSCGLVWKANLK; encoded by the coding sequence ATGAGACTGCTGGCCTCTTGTTTTCTATTATTGGTTCTGATCATACCATTTTCAAAATCAGAAGCCCAGTCATATGTTATGATCAGCGGCACAGTGTGGAATCTCAGAGGTGAAAAACTTGTAGGTGCACATGCACTAAACAAAACCCGGCAATATGGCACTTTCACCGATGCCGATGCTCATTTTTTTCTGGTGCTTGCGGCCAATGACTCGCTTAAAGTGAGTATGGTAGGTTACAAACCTTACTTTATGCAAATTCCCGAAGGCCTGACTGCACAAACGTATAGTCTGAATATTACTCTTTTATCAGACACCCTCATATTAAATGAAGCCGTAATTAAGCCATATCCGCTGACCTACCGGGAGTTCAGGCAGGAATTTATAACGCTGAGGTTGCCTGAAGAAGCACTACAAAAAAGGTTAATGATGCCCGATATGCCGTTCAGAAGAAAATTCGAAAATCCTGATGGCGGCTTATTATTGCCCGGTCCTTTCACCATGCTTTACAATGCTTTTAGCAAAGAGGCCAAAGAACTGAAAAAAATGGCTGAAATCAGAGCTAAAGATGCTTTAAGAGAACAATTGCTGGCCATTATCTCACGCGAAGTCATCAGCAACAGATACAACTGCAACACCGACACAGATATTGACGACCTGATTCTGCAATGCGGCATCACCAAAGAATACCTGACAGAAACACCTCATTATCTCATAGCCCGGCGCCTTCATTCCTGCGGTTTAGTATGGAAAGCTAATCTCAAATAA
- a CDS encoding alpha/beta hydrolase fold domain-containing protein, whose amino-acid sequence MKKSLLLLAFISCSLLAFNQTLTPTYSDLDYVGNGNTKQMLDLYIPSGVNSPTPLIIHIHGGAFMGGSKGIAEQGSFRTFYNAGYICADINYRLSGDSIWPAQLFDCKTAVRFLKAHADLYHIDTCRIGLIGESAGGHLVSITGTTGNDPSVEGLHLGSAGVSSRVQAVVDLFGPTDFLQMDGHEGIGCTSANHNAANSPESILLGCALPTCPERVESANPMHYLDSDDPQVFVSCGDHDCLVAPYSSLLFDAALTEKNVTHTYELIAGQGHGGSFWHSTAQDAKYLEFFNAALADGCNTTDIKERDLKRSKISIFPNPATSGFTLELPADEYFDIQMKDLTGRNVYQQMQVTGSHHISISDFPAGLYLIEAFGGKHVLNGKVMKN is encoded by the coding sequence ATGAAAAAATCTCTTCTACTCCTGGCTTTTATCAGTTGTTCGCTTCTGGCATTTAATCAGACCCTAACCCCCACCTATTCTGATCTGGATTATGTGGGAAACGGCAATACCAAACAAATGCTTGATCTTTACATCCCTTCAGGTGTAAATTCTCCTACACCTCTTATCATTCATATTCATGGAGGAGCATTTATGGGAGGAAGCAAAGGCATTGCAGAACAAGGCTCTTTTCGCACGTTTTACAACGCAGGATATATTTGCGCTGACATAAACTACAGGTTAAGCGGCGATTCCATCTGGCCTGCACAGCTTTTTGATTGTAAAACGGCTGTCAGATTTCTGAAAGCACATGCTGATTTGTATCACATTGATACTTGCCGTATCGGTTTGATTGGTGAATCAGCAGGCGGCCATTTGGTATCCATTACCGGAACAACAGGCAACGACCCATCGGTTGAAGGACTTCACCTGGGAAGTGCAGGAGTATCAAGTCGTGTACAGGCTGTGGTTGACCTTTTCGGGCCTACTGATTTTTTACAAATGGATGGGCATGAAGGTATAGGTTGCACCAGCGCCAATCATAATGCAGCCAATTCACCAGAATCTATTTTATTGGGTTGCGCTCTGCCAACCTGCCCCGAAAGAGTTGAAAGCGCAAACCCTATGCACTATCTTGATTCCGACGATCCACAAGTTTTTGTTTCATGCGGCGATCACGACTGCCTGGTAGCCCCTTATTCAAGTTTACTTTTTGATGCTGCGCTAACTGAAAAGAATGTAACGCATACCTATGAACTGATTGCCGGACAGGGTCATGGAGGAAGTTTCTGGCACAGTACTGCCCAGGACGCCAAGTACCTTGAATTTTTTAATGCAGCCCTTGCCGATGGTTGCAATACCACCGACATCAAAGAACGGGATTTAAAAAGATCAAAAATCAGCATCTTCCCCAACCCGGCTACCTCCGGTTTTACCCTTGAACTTCCCGCTGATGAATATTTTGATATTCAAATGAAAGACCTTACCGGACGAAATGTTTACCAGCAAATGCAAGTTACCGGTAGTCATCATATTTCTATTTCAGATTTTCCTGCCGGCTTATATCTCATCGAAGCTTTTGGCGGGAAACATGTACTGAACGGGAAAGTAATGAAAAATTGA
- a CDS encoding TIGR02757 family protein: MKTRDIKSLLEEKYAFFNAPEFIPSDPVAIPHLFSKREDIEISGFLVATIAWGQRNTIVKNGHRLMNLMDQAPHDFVLHAGPDDLRRLTSFVHRTFNGDDCLFFIESLRNIYTNGNGLEEAFSAGIKAQEHHIFHAILNFRETFLKSPHLPRSVKHIANPAAGSTAKRLNMFLRWMVRDDHKGVDFGIWKSLSPAQLYCPLDVHVGHIARKIGLLQRKQNDWLAVEELTANLRSFDADDPVKYDFALFGMGVSEKIK, from the coding sequence ATGAAAACAAGAGATATCAAGTCGCTGCTCGAGGAGAAATATGCATTTTTCAACGCTCCTGAATTTATTCCGTCCGACCCTGTTGCCATTCCACATCTGTTTTCGAAACGCGAAGACATCGAAATTTCAGGTTTTTTAGTGGCAACCATTGCCTGGGGCCAGCGAAACACCATTGTCAAAAACGGTCACAGATTAATGAATCTGATGGATCAGGCTCCTCATGATTTTGTATTACATGCCGGCCCTGATGATCTTCGCCGGCTCACAAGCTTTGTGCACCGTACTTTTAATGGTGACGATTGCCTGTTTTTTATAGAATCTCTGCGTAACATATACACAAACGGGAACGGGCTTGAAGAGGCGTTTTCAGCGGGAATTAAGGCGCAAGAGCATCATATCTTTCATGCCATATTAAATTTCAGAGAAACATTTTTAAAAAGCCCTCACCTGCCGCGCTCTGTCAAGCACATTGCCAACCCTGCAGCCGGAAGTACAGCCAAGCGCCTCAATATGTTCCTGAGATGGATGGTGAGAGATGATCATAAAGGTGTTGATTTTGGCATATGGAAATCACTGTCTCCAGCTCAACTCTATTGCCCGCTTGATGTTCATGTGGGTCATATAGCACGTAAAATCGGTTTGCTTCAGCGCAAGCAAAATGATTGGCTGGCAGTGGAAGAACTTACAGCTAACCTGCGCTCTTTTGATGCTGATGACCCTGTAAAATATGATTTTGCATTGTTTGGCATGGGGGTTTCCGAAAAAATAAAATAG
- a CDS encoding glutathione peroxidase produces the protein MKQLSIIFALIIFFAGVSVAQKSLYSFKTKTIEGKDFDLSSLKGKKVLVVNTASKCGLTPQYKELEELYRKYKDRNFVIIGFPANNFLSQEPGTNDEIKEFCETNYGVTFPMMSKISVKGNDQDPIYKWLTEKSENGKFDAEVSWNFQKFMIDENGHLVDYASPRESPMSEKIISWIEK, from the coding sequence ATGAAACAACTAAGTATAATATTTGCCCTGATTATTTTTTTTGCAGGAGTTTCCGTAGCTCAGAAATCGCTTTATAGTTTTAAAACCAAAACAATAGAAGGCAAAGATTTTGACCTGTCTTCTCTTAAAGGCAAAAAAGTGCTGGTAGTAAACACGGCCTCCAAATGCGGCCTCACACCTCAGTATAAAGAGCTTGAGGAACTTTACAGGAAATACAAGGACCGTAACTTTGTCATTATTGGTTTTCCGGCCAACAACTTTTTGAGTCAGGAACCCGGTACAAACGATGAAATCAAAGAATTTTGTGAAACGAACTACGGGGTTACTTTCCCTATGATGTCAAAAATATCGGTTAAGGGAAATGATCAGGACCCCATTTATAAATGGCTCACTGAGAAATCGGAAAACGGGAAATTTGATGCAGAGGTATCCTGGAATTTTCAAAAGTTTATGATTGATGAAAATGGCCACCTGGTTGATTATGCCAGTCCGCGCGAAAGCCCGATGTCAGAAAAGATTATTAGCTGGATTGAAAAATAG
- a CDS encoding M1 family metallopeptidase: protein MKKHLFTALLSVLSVCSALMAQNTGIYLPREYQRAIKNNTRSTTGAPGAGYFQNRADYKIEASFDPETRLLTGYETIKYTNNSPDTLKVIVMNIDHDIFKKGINRVYQIEETDLTSGVEMNNLRINGDEVTMTAPLWQQDGTEVFLRLKTPLAPTNSVQIELNWSLVHPLVSQIRTGTYDSLSFFIAYWFPRIAVYDDIFGWDYSQHLGSAEFYNDFGNFDVNMSLPGHYMMWSTGELQNKEEIFTGQTLSRLGKAAESSEPVAIVTADDLIQKSALKPSIRKNWHIKAENVTDFAFGISPVYLWDAVTVQPEGGKKVLVQAVYPEKATDFKEVAAIGAKTIQRMSDEITGFPYPYPVMTVFSGHGGMEFPMIVNDGPATERPFTVFVTAHEISHSWFPFIAGFNETRYGWMDEGLITFLPKAIEMDYFPESNPHRNYMRSYSQWAGREDDINMSVSSNSIANTVSYRQNVYARAAAAFYHLGDAMGKENFDQSLQTFLAEWAFKHPSPYDFMNTCSRIAREDLTWYFGPWFFENGYPDLAITNAEIKNKKLEITIERKGVIPVPIDLTFNFENKTKQDFHASSQSWRDGKNELVLSFPVPQKLISIELGGANTPDAFPKDNHWDFTE from the coding sequence ATGAAAAAACATCTGTTCACCGCACTTTTAAGCGTTTTATCCGTTTGTTCAGCCTTGATGGCGCAAAACACAGGAATTTATTTGCCACGCGAATATCAGCGTGCCATCAAAAACAACACCCGTAGTACAACGGGAGCGCCCGGAGCGGGCTATTTTCAAAACAGAGCTGATTACAAAATTGAAGCTTCGTTTGATCCCGAAACCCGACTGCTTACTGGTTATGAAACCATTAAATACACCAATAACAGTCCTGATACTTTAAAAGTAATTGTCATGAATATTGACCATGATATATTCAAAAAAGGGATAAACAGGGTATACCAAATTGAGGAAACAGACCTGACCAGTGGCGTGGAAATGAATAACCTCAGAATTAATGGCGATGAAGTGACCATGACAGCCCCTTTATGGCAACAGGATGGCACTGAAGTATTTTTACGGCTCAAAACGCCACTTGCGCCCACGAATTCAGTGCAGATTGAGCTCAACTGGAGTCTTGTTCATCCACTTGTATCTCAGATAAGAACAGGCACCTACGACTCACTTTCATTTTTTATAGCCTATTGGTTTCCGCGCATAGCCGTTTATGATGATATTTTCGGATGGGATTACAGCCAGCATCTGGGCTCAGCCGAATTTTATAATGACTTCGGCAATTTTGATGTAAACATGTCGTTGCCAGGCCATTATATGATGTGGTCAACCGGTGAGCTACAGAACAAAGAAGAGATTTTCACCGGACAAACACTCTCAAGACTCGGCAAAGCCGCCGAAAGCAGCGAACCTGTAGCGATAGTTACTGCGGATGATTTAATACAAAAGTCAGCCTTAAAGCCATCAATCAGAAAAAACTGGCATATAAAAGCTGAGAATGTAACAGATTTTGCCTTTGGCATAAGCCCTGTTTACCTGTGGGATGCAGTAACTGTGCAGCCCGAAGGTGGAAAAAAAGTGCTGGTGCAGGCGGTTTATCCCGAAAAAGCGACAGATTTCAAAGAAGTTGCAGCCATCGGAGCTAAAACCATTCAGCGAATGTCAGACGAAATCACAGGTTTTCCTTACCCATATCCTGTAATGACTGTATTTAGCGGACACGGAGGAATGGAATTTCCGATGATTGTAAATGATGGTCCTGCCACAGAACGTCCTTTTACAGTGTTTGTAACCGCACATGAAATATCGCATTCATGGTTTCCTTTTATAGCCGGTTTTAACGAAACACGCTACGGATGGATGGATGAAGGGCTTATCACATTTCTTCCGAAAGCCATTGAAATGGACTATTTCCCTGAATCCAATCCTCATCGCAATTATATGCGCTCGTATTCACAATGGGCAGGACGTGAAGACGATATTAACATGTCCGTTTCATCCAATTCAATCGCCAACACAGTGTCATACCGTCAAAATGTTTATGCAAGAGCTGCAGCAGCCTTTTATCATCTGGGCGATGCCATGGGCAAGGAAAACTTTGATCAATCACTTCAGACATTTCTTGCTGAATGGGCATTTAAACACCCCTCACCCTATGATTTTATGAATACCTGCAGTCGCATTGCCCGTGAAGATCTAACCTGGTATTTCGGCCCATGGTTTTTCGAAAACGGATATCCCGACTTGGCCATTACCAATGCTGAAATAAAAAATAAGAAGCTGGAGATTACCATTGAAAGAAAAGGAGTTATTCCGGTTCCCATTGATTTAACCTTCAATTTTGAAAACAAAACCAAACAAGACTTTCATGCATCTTCTCAATCGTGGCGCGATGGAAAAAACGAGCTAGTTTTATCTTTTCCTGTTCCACAGAAACTGATTTCCATTGAGTTGGGTGGCGCCAATACACCTGATGCCTTTCCGAAAGACAATCATTGGGATTTTACAGAATAG
- a CDS encoding rubrerythrin family protein, with the protein MENFTGSKTELNIAKAWMIESANIRKCEIFAKQAKRDGYEQMAAIFMEVAEQKRSHTKTLYKFLENSTIEVSVPVSAKGIGGVLDCLLESSENELHEASVIFEEFERIAWEEGFKKVATKLKLFRQIKQFYHERYQVLAQNIEEGKTFKRDKKVKWICRKCGLIYESERALKNCPGCEHPQAYFEILAENY; encoded by the coding sequence ATGGAAAATTTTACGGGAAGTAAAACAGAACTCAACATTGCCAAAGCCTGGATGATTGAATCGGCCAACATCAGAAAGTGTGAGATATTTGCCAAACAAGCTAAAAGAGATGGTTATGAGCAAATGGCTGCCATTTTTATGGAAGTGGCCGAGCAAAAACGTTCTCATACCAAAACCCTGTATAAATTTCTGGAAAACAGCACCATTGAAGTTAGTGTTCCTGTCAGTGCCAAAGGTATTGGCGGTGTGTTGGACTGTCTGCTCGAATCTTCTGAAAATGAATTACACGAAGCATCTGTTATTTTTGAAGAATTTGAAAGAATAGCCTGGGAGGAAGGCTTTAAAAAAGTTGCTACCAAACTCAAACTTTTCAGACAGATAAAACAGTTTTATCATGAGCGTTACCAGGTGCTGGCTCAAAATATTGAGGAAGGAAAAACCTTCAAACGTGATAAAAAGGTAAAATGGATTTGCCGCAAATGCGGATTAATTTATGAAAGTGAAAGGGCTTTAAAGAATTGCCCCGGTTGTGAGCACCCTCAGGCCTATTTCGAAATTCTTGCCGAAAACTATTAG
- a CDS encoding transketolase, which translates to MTTKSLTQASSIFKSIKLSKEEILNDYRIAFESRQASLLGRREVLTGKGKFGIFGDGKEIPQLAMARVFKNGDWRSGYYRDQTFMMASGMMTLEEFFAQIYGDTDTRINPGTAGRVMNNHFATRSLDNHGHWKKLTLQKNSSADISPTAGQMPRLLGLALASKLYRKTENAEISHGFSVSGNEVAFGTIGDASTSEGHFFETINAAGVLQVPMAISVWDDGWGISVPNKYQTTKQNISEVLKGFEADENNPGYRIYKAKGWDYPTLIETYRKGVEICRNEHVPVLFHIHELTQPQGHSTSGSHERYKSKERLDWEKEFDGIAKMRQWMLDSQIADENEIEHIEQNAIVRVKQARKSAWENYLNPIKAERDNFLKMADVTTCNCAKTLKIESIKEDLKLIAEPIRKDIISSARKILRLICDACSNPENSLKINVSAWLNEQMAKNADRYNSFLYSNSELSIDNLSSVAPVYDEKSVMVPGREILRDNFDILMQQNPQMVVFGEDVGKIGGVNQTWEGLQEKYGETRIFDTGIREATIIGQGIGLAMRGFRPIAEIQYFDYLLYGLQVISDDLATLQYRTKGGQKAPMIISTRGHRLEGIWHSGSPLSMVINSVRGVMVLVPRNMTQAAGFYNTMMASDEPAIIIEPLNAYRLREKRPSNLGEFKMKPGIPEIIRGGTDVTIVTYGSCVRIAEDAVDQLENFGISAELIDVQSLIPFDIHHDIVKSLKKTNKIVFFDEDVPGGATAYMLQKVMEEQEGYKYLDAAPTTITAKAHRAAYSTDGDYFSNPNAEDVFDAVYNIMHEYAPQKFPKIF; encoded by the coding sequence ATGACCACAAAATCTTTAACACAAGCATCTTCTATTTTTAAATCTATAAAGCTAAGCAAAGAAGAAATACTTAATGATTACAGAATTGCTTTTGAAAGCCGTCAGGCAAGCTTGCTCGGCAGACGCGAAGTGCTGACAGGCAAAGGAAAGTTTGGCATTTTTGGCGACGGAAAAGAAATTCCTCAGCTTGCCATGGCCCGGGTTTTTAAGAATGGCGACTGGCGCTCAGGATATTACCGCGATCAAACCTTTATGATGGCATCAGGCATGATGACGCTGGAAGAGTTTTTTGCACAAATATACGGAGACACAGATACCCGCATTAATCCGGGCACAGCCGGAAGGGTAATGAATAATCATTTTGCCACCAGAAGCCTTGATAATCATGGACACTGGAAAAAATTAACCCTTCAAAAAAACAGCTCGGCAGATATTTCGCCTACTGCAGGCCAGATGCCTCGTTTGCTCGGACTTGCCCTTGCCTCAAAACTATACCGTAAAACAGAAAATGCTGAAATAAGCCATGGCTTTTCGGTCAGTGGCAATGAAGTTGCTTTTGGTACCATTGGCGATGCTTCTACTTCTGAAGGCCATTTTTTTGAAACCATCAATGCAGCCGGTGTACTTCAGGTACCAATGGCCATTTCGGTGTGGGATGATGGCTGGGGTATTTCTGTACCCAACAAGTATCAAACCACCAAGCAAAATATCTCGGAGGTTCTGAAAGGATTTGAAGCTGATGAAAATAATCCGGGATACCGCATATACAAGGCAAAAGGCTGGGACTACCCCACCCTGATTGAAACCTATCGCAAAGGCGTTGAAATTTGCCGGAATGAACATGTCCCTGTTTTGTTTCATATTCACGAACTCACCCAGCCCCAGGGGCATTCAACAAGTGGTTCGCATGAACGCTATAAATCAAAAGAACGCCTCGACTGGGAAAAAGAATTTGACGGTATAGCTAAAATGCGTCAATGGATGTTAGATTCGCAGATTGCTGATGAAAATGAAATTGAACATATTGAACAAAATGCAATTGTACGCGTAAAACAGGCGAGAAAATCAGCCTGGGAAAATTATCTGAACCCTATCAAGGCCGAACGCGACAATTTCTTGAAAATGGCCGATGTGACCACCTGCAATTGTGCAAAAACGTTAAAAATTGAAAGCATCAAAGAAGATCTGAAACTGATAGCTGAACCCATCAGAAAGGATATTATTTCATCGGCCCGTAAAATATTACGCCTCATTTGCGATGCTTGCAGCAACCCTGAAAATTCACTTAAAATAAATGTTTCGGCGTGGCTGAATGAGCAAATGGCTAAAAATGCCGATCGGTACAATTCCTTTCTTTACAGCAATTCCGAACTATCTATTGATAACTTATCATCTGTAGCGCCTGTTTACGACGAAAAATCAGTGATGGTTCCCGGCCGTGAAATACTGAGAGATAATTTCGACATCCTGATGCAGCAAAACCCTCAAATGGTTGTATTTGGTGAAGATGTTGGAAAAATTGGCGGCGTAAATCAAACATGGGAAGGTTTACAGGAAAAATATGGTGAAACCAGAATATTTGATACAGGAATACGCGAAGCTACCATCATTGGTCAGGGAATTGGTCTTGCCATGCGTGGATTCAGACCCATTGCCGAAATTCAATACTTCGACTACTTGTTATATGGGCTGCAGGTGATAAGTGACGACCTGGCTACTTTGCAGTATAGAACCAAAGGAGGACAAAAAGCGCCAATGATTATCAGCACACGTGGTCACAGGCTCGAAGGTATCTGGCACTCAGGCTCTCCCTTAAGTATGGTCATCAACTCAGTAAGAGGTGTTATGGTGCTTGTGCCACGCAATATGACGCAGGCTGCAGGTTTTTATAATACCATGATGGCATCAGATGAACCAGCTATCATTATTGAGCCGCTGAATGCTTACCGTCTTCGCGAAAAACGTCCGTCAAACCTTGGAGAATTCAAAATGAAGCCCGGTATTCCTGAAATTATTCGTGGCGGTACAGATGTTACAATTGTTACATACGGCTCATGCGTGAGAATTGCCGAAGACGCCGTTGACCAATTGGAAAACTTTGGCATTTCTGCAGAATTAATTGATGTTCAATCACTTATTCCTTTCGATATTCATCACGACATCGTAAAATCATTAAAGAAAACCAATAAAATTGTATTCTTTGATGAAGATGTTCCCGGAGGAGCAACAGCCTATATGCTGCAAAAAGTGATGGAAGAACAGGAAGGTTACAAATACCTTGATGCCGCTCCCACAACCATCACTGCCAAAGCACACCGTGCAGCCTACAGCACCGACGGCGATTATTTTTCAAATCCTAATGCTGAAGATGTTTTTGATGCTGTGTACAACATCATGCATGAATATGCACCGCAAAAATTTCCGAAAATATTTTAA
- a CDS encoding MFS transporter: MNLIAQKLLRNFNYDGLLPEEKRTFKLHLGYTVFDNFVAGVLTLNEFVFLRSLNGSSYQLSFLFQFSVLAFIFLIFVSEWLKRVQNKQKLIRIVGIATRAPLAVLLFFPRSAEAMNANSVYHLIFLLLFFIYYLGNPIIFPTINLFLKNNYRHENFGRLYSLATVYGKVLMLVTAFIYGILLDYDKYAYTWVFALAATAGVVSVVLLSRIHYTESAAVVPKGGFLKSVLESAKGMRRIMKDNTPFRHFELGFLFYGFAFMSTVTVMTIFFEKQLGLNYFSVATYKNAYNIIALFLIPFFGRILGKIDPRKFAAFTFASIMFYLLSLVLTFYFPQHTQIGNFKLFYSMIPFVLFHSVFAATMSLLWSIGSAYFCKPHEAGDYQSVHLFLTATRAVFAPLLGVLFYELYGFVFTFCVGAASLFMAIIIMIWSYKKDQVKVLTNQVH, from the coding sequence ATGAATCTGATTGCTCAAAAACTGCTGCGTAATTTTAACTATGACGGGCTGCTGCCTGAAGAGAAGCGTACATTTAAACTGCACCTGGGCTACACGGTATTTGATAATTTTGTGGCTGGTGTATTAACGCTGAATGAATTTGTTTTTTTACGGAGTCTGAACGGTTCGTCATATCAGTTGAGTTTCCTTTTTCAGTTTTCGGTGCTGGCTTTTATTTTTCTGATTTTTGTTTCGGAATGGCTGAAGAGGGTTCAGAATAAGCAAAAGCTTATCAGGATTGTTGGCATTGCTACCCGGGCGCCACTTGCCGTTTTGCTGTTCTTTCCCCGTTCAGCAGAGGCCATGAATGCAAACTCGGTTTATCATCTTATTTTTTTACTGCTTTTCTTTATTTATTACCTGGGAAACCCAATCATATTTCCCACCATCAACTTGTTTCTTAAAAACAATTACAGGCACGAAAACTTCGGCCGATTATATAGTTTAGCAACCGTCTACGGTAAAGTTCTGATGCTTGTTACCGCTTTTATTTATGGAATTCTGCTTGATTATGACAAGTATGCCTATACCTGGGTTTTTGCATTGGCAGCAACGGCCGGTGTTGTATCGGTGGTGCTGCTGTCAAGGATTCATTATACCGAAAGTGCGGCAGTAGTCCCTAAAGGCGGTTTTCTGAAATCGGTGCTTGAATCGGCCAAAGGAATGCGTCGTATCATGAAGGATAATACACCCTTCCGTCATTTTGAGCTGGGTTTCCTGTTTTATGGTTTTGCCTTTATGAGCACAGTTACTGTGATGACTATTTTCTTTGAAAAACAGCTGGGACTCAATTATTTTAGTGTGGCAACCTATAAAAATGCCTATAATATAATAGCGTTATTCCTGATTCCGTTTTTCGGACGAATACTTGGTAAAATTGATCCGCGTAAGTTTGCTGCATTTACTTTTGCCTCCATCATGTTTTACCTGCTTAGTCTGGTCTTAACTTTTTATTTTCCTCAACATACGCAAATTGGGAATTTCAAACTGTTTTACAGCATGATTCCTTTTGTATTGTTTCATAGTGTTTTTGCAGCAACCATGTCATTGTTGTGGAGCATTGGCTCGGCCTATTTTTGTAAACCGCACGAAGCGGGCGATTATCAGTCTGTTCACTTGTTTCTGACTGCGACCCGTGCCGTTTTTGCTCCATTGCTTGGTGTTTTGTTTTACGAGCTCTATGGTTTTGTGTTCACTTTTTGTGTGGGAGCTGCCTCCTTGTTTATGGCGATTATCATTATGATTTGGTCTTATAAAAAAGACCAGGTGAAAGTGCTTACGAATCAGGTTCACTAA
- a CDS encoding YceI family protein: MKQVFKSLSFIVIIGLAASCGGPQGEKAQTGDAQEVSVATGDVSLKVDVAASNVEWTGAKPTGQHNGTISISDGSVMLSNGVVVGGKFTIDMNSIVNSDLTSEEDNAKLVGHLKSPDFFDVAKYPTAVFEITGADAVNGTPGVTHNITGNLTMKDVTKSITFPAMVKIEDNKLTAETPAFVIDRTQWNVQYGSKTLFDNLKDKFINDEISLKINLTAEM; the protein is encoded by the coding sequence ATGAAACAAGTATTTAAATCTCTTAGTTTTATTGTAATCATTGGATTGGCAGCTTCTTGCGGTGGGCCGCAGGGCGAAAAAGCCCAGACTGGTGATGCACAGGAAGTTTCTGTTGCTACCGGTGATGTTTCGCTTAAAGTTGATGTAGCTGCTTCAAATGTGGAATGGACTGGAGCCAAACCCACCGGGCAACATAATGGTACAATCTCTATCAGCGATGGTAGCGTAATGTTAAGCAACGGTGTTGTTGTTGGTGGAAAATTCACCATTGATATGAATTCTATTGTAAACAGTGATTTAACTTCTGAAGAGGATAATGCCAAATTGGTAGGCCATCTTAAATCACCTGATTTTTTTGATGTTGCTAAATATCCAACCGCCGTGTTTGAGATTACCGGAGCAGATGCTGTAAATGGCACTCCAGGTGTTACTCACAATATTACAGGCAATCTTACCATGAAGGATGTAACCAAAAGCATTACTTTCCCTGCCATGGTTAAAATCGAAGACAACAAACTTACTGCCGAAACTCCTGCTTTTGTGATTGATCGTACTCAATGGAACGTTCAGTATGGTTCCAAAACTCTTTTTGATAACCTGAAAGATAAGTTTATCAATGATGAAATTTCGCTCAAGATTAACCTGACTGCCGAAATGTAA
- a CDS encoding thioredoxin family protein yields MKTELNSQSALDQLNSSTPALLLYFYNDSCAPCVALRPKVEQMLLSEFPQMAHSYVNSAQFPELSASNGVFASPTIVVFFDGKETFRVSKYISIDELAGRIRRYYNLIFS; encoded by the coding sequence ATGAAAACGGAATTAAATAGCCAGTCAGCCCTCGATCAGTTAAACAGCAGCACCCCTGCCCTCCTGCTCTATTTTTATAACGATAGCTGCGCCCCCTGCGTCGCACTCAGGCCCAAAGTTGAACAAATGCTCCTCAGCGAGTTTCCTCAGATGGCCCATTCTTATGTAAATTCAGCACAATTTCCTGAACTATCAGCCTCTAACGGTGTGTTTGCCAGTCCAACCATTGTAGTATTTTTTGATGGAAAAGAAACCTTCAGGGTAAGTAAATATATTTCAATTGATGAGTTAGCCGGAAGAATACGCAGATATTACAACCTGATTTTCAGCTGA